A single window of Deltaproteobacteria bacterium DNA harbors:
- a CDS encoding RDD family protein gives MVINDPFEKPKSSESSESLDQRGITHSALPLDRMASHVADLVLLAPVMALAMAPFRRVVTEARLLDRMVESDIAIVQSLFAAIFVGVIWEAAFVSFWGTTPGRAIFGLRIVDVWTGEKPRPFHALLRALAWWGSVLVFGAPFFGVFSNLKRRPIHDRVADTEVRSVNTRRQSAPPKMSELAFGSLLTTATLFFASLVLTTQVMVIREHADQATAAAEPKLCGEVTVAQEDWEKQERVPLRIAVALSLTAAGFVDSACLETEADYALWNNNGRMLGYLAKGLSRFTHDPEDSEKYFSKVCDLEPDSDACRLVGWYRDLADAKEADSEDEGQLAEKVEALARRMIAQGSRVARSGSEAPDWYRLIVLKELFLQKADPELTLKLTLDSGRHLAIGAKLVEYRARALWRMGQKQEAKSTVFASADALPRRSRVVLTSWLCSRELYESSCSQDAFRACAMMEGAADEANGDFAVPSFLVASARHAECRIGKGRGTSNLLASLSKHVVEERGRDLFESIRLLRSSERQKGMELLRKIAASDEQDEDLFVTEANIRLIEELSKSPAKDKNAAKELLDLRERWFTSRDAKRYADWGRALFEALANRGEWNKAAEVGILLGSDFEFDRGLQNRIAVAAWKAGKLKLAAELLDSVEKTRFPASLEDKDSEVIQAIRRSGRRK, from the coding sequence ATGGTTATCAATGACCCGTTCGAGAAGCCGAAATCCTCGGAATCTTCTGAATCTTTGGATCAGCGAGGTATAACTCATTCGGCTCTTCCGTTAGATCGCATGGCGTCCCATGTGGCCGATCTTGTGTTACTTGCTCCAGTGATGGCACTTGCGATGGCACCCTTTCGAAGGGTCGTTACCGAAGCTCGTCTGCTTGACCGAATGGTCGAATCTGACATCGCGATCGTGCAAAGCCTTTTTGCGGCGATTTTTGTCGGAGTGATTTGGGAGGCGGCCTTTGTTTCTTTTTGGGGAACAACGCCGGGCCGGGCGATTTTCGGTCTTCGCATCGTGGATGTCTGGACCGGCGAAAAGCCCCGTCCGTTCCATGCGCTTCTTCGCGCGCTCGCGTGGTGGGGAAGTGTGCTTGTCTTTGGTGCACCGTTCTTTGGTGTGTTCAGTAACTTAAAGCGCAGGCCAATTCACGACCGCGTGGCTGACACCGAAGTTCGTTCTGTGAATACTCGTCGACAATCTGCACCTCCCAAAATGAGTGAGCTCGCTTTTGGATCTTTACTTACGACGGCCACATTGTTTTTTGCTTCGCTGGTGTTGACGACACAGGTGATGGTGATTCGCGAACACGCCGATCAGGCGACTGCGGCAGCGGAACCAAAACTTTGCGGCGAAGTGACGGTGGCGCAAGAAGATTGGGAGAAACAAGAGCGCGTGCCGCTTCGGATCGCAGTGGCTTTAAGTTTAACTGCGGCAGGATTTGTTGATTCCGCGTGCTTAGAGACCGAGGCGGACTATGCGCTTTGGAATAACAATGGTCGAATGCTTGGGTATCTTGCAAAAGGACTTTCCCGTTTCACTCACGATCCAGAAGATTCGGAAAAATATTTTTCGAAAGTTTGTGACCTGGAGCCAGATTCAGATGCTTGCCGGTTAGTAGGCTGGTACCGAGACCTGGCGGACGCAAAAGAAGCTGACAGCGAAGACGAAGGTCAGCTTGCGGAAAAAGTTGAGGCGTTGGCGCGTCGAATGATTGCGCAAGGGTCCCGAGTCGCGCGATCCGGGTCAGAGGCGCCCGACTGGTACCGGCTAATTGTCTTGAAGGAACTTTTCTTACAAAAGGCCGATCCAGAACTTACCTTGAAACTCACTTTGGATTCTGGCCGTCACTTGGCCATCGGGGCGAAGCTTGTCGAGTACCGCGCGCGTGCACTTTGGCGAATGGGACAGAAACAAGAAGCAAAATCAACTGTGTTCGCTTCCGCCGACGCACTTCCTCGCAGAAGTCGCGTCGTTTTAACCTCTTGGCTTTGCAGTCGTGAACTTTATGAATCGTCTTGTTCGCAGGATGCGTTTCGCGCATGTGCGATGATGGAAGGTGCAGCTGATGAAGCCAATGGCGATTTCGCAGTACCGTCGTTTTTGGTAGCGAGTGCGAGACATGCGGAATGTCGGATCGGAAAAGGGCGCGGCACCTCAAACCTTTTGGCTTCGCTTTCAAAACACGTGGTCGAAGAACGCGGCCGAGATCTTTTCGAATCTATACGACTGCTTCGTTCGAGTGAGCGACAAAAGGGAATGGAGCTTTTAAGAAAAATTGCAGCGAGCGACGAGCAAGATGAAGATCTCTTTGTGACAGAAGCCAATATTCGATTGATCGAAGAGTTATCTAAATCGCCTGCGAAAGATAAAAACGCGGCAAAAGAGCTTCTCGATCTTCGCGAGCGATGGTTCACATCGCGCGATGCTAAGCGCTATGCCGATTGGGGCCGAGCTCTTTTCGAAGCGCTCGCAAATCGCGGTGAATGGAATAAAGCCGCAGAGGTCGGAATTCTTTTAGGTTCTGACTTTGAATTCGACCGTGGGCTTCAAAATCGAATTGCGGTAGCCGCTTGGAAAGCTGGGAAACTGAAACTTGCCGCCGAGCTTTTGGACTCCGTCGAAAAGACGAGGTTTCCGGCAAGTCTTGAAGATAAAGATTCAGAAGTCATTCAGGCCATTCGTCGCTCTGGCAGGCGTAAATGA